The genomic stretch CACGATGTTTTCCAGCGTCAGTTCGATGTCCGCACGATTGTCGAATCCGAGAGCGGTCCGAAGCCCCTGATCCACCACGTAGTACTTCTCGTCCGCTCGAAGCGTCTGTTTCCCGACGACATCGAATCGCGGCACCTTGTCCACCAGGTATGCCTCGGCACAGTGCTGCAGGTAGTTGAGGACGGTATCGACGCTGACCGCACGCCCTTCGCTTTTGAGATACCTGCTCACTGACTGCGCCGAGAAGGTGCGCCCCACGTTGCCCACGCAGTAGCGCAGGATGCGGCGGAACATGTCGACGTCGCGGATCGCGAAATGCTCCAGCACGTCCCTGACCACCACGGTGTCGAGCAGGCTGTCGAGGTATTGCACCGAGGCCTGGGAATCGAGGTCGAAGTATTTCAGGAGTGGGAATCCGCCCAGGACGAGGTAGTGCTCGAAGAGTTCCCGGGTTTCGGCGCTGGAGACGCCGTGTGGGCGGTGCAGCTCGACGAACTCCCTGAAGGACAGGGGACGGATCGGGAACTCGACGAACCGGCCCGCGAGGTGGGAACTCAGTTCGCTCGCGAGCATCGTCGAGTTGGATCCGGTGAGGTAAAGGTCGCAGTTCCAGTCGACCCGCAGCGCATTGACCACGTCTTCCCATCCCGGAACCTGCTGCACCTCGTCCAGGAACACGTAGGCGCGGGCCCGCTTGTCGGGCAGGCACGCAGCCAGATGCTCCATGAGCGCCTGCGCGGTGCGAATGCTCAGTCCCTCGCTGGATTCGAGATTGAGCCGGACCATCGAGGCCCCGGGGTTCTTCGCAACCACCTCGTCGGCCAGCATGTCCAGCAGCGTCGACTTTCCGCAGCGCCGCACCCCGGTCAGGATCTTCATGACCGGAACATCCACGAAAGGCCGGATCCGTTCCAGG from Arachnia propionica encodes the following:
- a CDS encoding ATP-binding protein, with the translated sequence MIDNERTVVAVERIVDRPRYLERIRPFVDVPVMKILTGVRRCGKSTLLDMLADEVVAKNPGASMVRLNLESSEGLSIRTAQALMEHLAACLPDKRARAYVFLDEVQQVPGWEDVVNALRVDWNCDLYLTGSNSTMLASELSSHLAGRFVEFPIRPLSFREFVELHRPHGVSSAETRELFEHYLVLGGFPLLKYFDLDSQASVQYLDSLLDTVVVRDVLEHFAIRDVDMFRRILRYCVGNVGRTFSAQSVSRYLKSEGRAVSVDTVLNYLQHCAEAYLVDKVPRFDVVGKQTLRADEKYYVVDQGLRTALGFDNRADIELTLENIVYQELRSRGCTVHVGWRGSREVDFIAQRGTATRYIQVSYLLADEATVEREFGVLESIPDNHPKTVVSMDPVSRSRNGIEHVNIVDFLMEDPLADTAARSALPASRPRSWRKDTTG